GAGCCTTTCAGGGCGGGTGAATGCCATCTCCGGCAACCTCGTGGCTACCGACGACGGCGTCTGTCAGGTCACCACCGCGGACTGCATCGAGGCGGGTCTCGAATCTGTCCGCGACGTGAGTACGGCGGGGACGCCCCACGCAGCCACCGCCGACGGACTCTACTACCTCGGCAACGGCTGGATGCAGGCACTGGAGGGCGACTTTACGATGGTCGCCACCGCCGAGGACGGCCGGGCACACGCCGCCACCGCGGACAAGTTCTACGCTGCCGACGAGGAGTGGGACGCAGTCTCACTCCCGACCTCCGGACAGGTGGCCGACGCCGCCTACGACGCGGCCACCTACGCGGCGACGGTAGACGGCACGTTCCTCGCGGATGCGGGCGAGAGCTGGCGGACTCACCCGCTTGGACTGCGTGACGTGCACGCACTCTGCGTGCTGTAGTGGGACCGAAAATGGGTTTACACCCTGCGTACACCGTTCTCATATGATTGTAAGTGGGTCCGCGTCGCAGGCGCTCGCGGCGGCACTCGCCGCCGAGACGGGCCACGACCTTGCGATGGCCGCGACCGAACACTTCCCGGACGGCGAACTGCTCGCGTCCGTCGGCGACTTCGACGACGACCACGCCATCGTCATCTCCTCGACCGTCTCGAGCGACGCGCACGTCGAACTCCTCCAGCTCCAAGACGCCGCCCGCGAGGCCGGCGCCGAGGAGATTACGACCGTCATTCCCTACATGGGCTACGGCCGCCAGGACCGGTCGTTCAAGCGGGGCGAACCCGTCTCCGCACGGGCGATGGCGCGGGCAATCTCCACCGGAACCGATGGGGTCGTGACGGTGAATCCTCACGAAGAACTGCTCTGTGACTTCTTCTCCGTCCCTTGCGCGTCGGTGGACGCCGCCCACCGCCTCGCGACGCCCCTTCCCGACGACCTCACCGACCCCCTCTTTCTCGCGCCCGACGAGGGAGCCATCGACCTAGCGGGAACCGTCCGCGACGCCTACGGCGCGGGCGACACCGACTTCTTCGTGAAAAAGCGTCTCTCGGGCAGCGAAGTGGAAATCACGCCGAGCGACGCTGAAGTCTCTGGGCGCGACGTGGTGCTCGTCGACGACATCATCGCCACCGGCTCGACGATGAGCGAGTCCATCCAGATTCTCCAGGGGCGTGA
This sequence is a window from Haladaptatus sp. QDMS2. Protein-coding genes within it:
- a CDS encoding ribose-phosphate diphosphokinase, translating into MIVSGSASQALAAALAAETGHDLAMAATEHFPDGELLASVGDFDDDHAIVISSTVSSDAHVELLQLQDAAREAGAEEITTVIPYMGYGRQDRSFKRGEPVSARAMARAISTGTDGVVTVNPHEELLCDFFSVPCASVDAAHRLATPLPDDLTDPLFLAPDEGAIDLAGTVRDAYGAGDTDFFVKKRLSGSEVEITPSDAEVSGRDVVLVDDIIATGSTMSESIQILQGREPNRVFVTCIHPMLASNAQTKLARAGVEAIYGTDTIERAVSAVSVAPAIAEALEN